acagtgtatttatgaatgtcaggcgatacattaatgttccaaaattcaaccaaagtatGGGATGAAAGATATACAAGAATCTTCCATGATAAGGGCAAGACCAGGATATCCttatccaaaagaaagaaaaaaataatcaaccaaagtaaattCCATGTATGATTGGAAATTATGGCCAAGGCGAAGGATGAAGCGGAGAATAGAAGGAATATTGAGCAGGGTACGACTTACCATTAGCTTAGATCAAAACCAGCATCCGCATTTATGgcataaagaaatttgtttgcCAGCTGCTCCTTGCTGCATTGCTCACAAATCATAGAgttgtgaaaatgaaaacttatgcaagtttttttatcctttttagaAAAGATGTATATGTTTTAGTTCATCCACAAATCAACAGACTTAATAAACTGATGTAATTCAAGTTGGACTTAGTTTTTCACAATGAATTCTCCACCAATAGTGGCTAAGAGATGGAGTATATATTGAGGATTGTAAGTAGTTACAAGTAGTTGAAATAACTGTTTTTATGAAACAGTTTTAATTGCAGTCTTAACAGCTAAacagtttaattatttaaactgTTTTACTAACTAACTACAGCTGTTTAGCCATGGCATTCTATATTACATCATTCCACCCCTAGCATGGAACTCGACCCGAGTGACTTAGTTGACAAGGCAGAAATCATCTGGGGCATAGTACTGTTTCAGGTCTGCCACGTTAAAAATAGGATGAATGTGCAAGTCTGGTGGTAGTTCAATTCTGTAAGCGTTATCTCAAATCTTTTCTAGGACACGAAATGGTCCTAATTGTCTGTCTTTCAGTTTGTGTTCCAGTTGGAAATCGAATTTTTCTGAGGTGAATCATTACTAAGTCTCCCTCAGTAAGGGTAGcttgtcttctctttttgtctgCTGCCTTTTTGTAGGACTGAGTTGATTCTTTTAGGTGGTTATGGACTTCTTCGTGTAAATTCTGAATCTTTTCTACCATCTTTTCTGCTTCTGAGCTAGTGTCAATAGCTGTGGGGAGTGATGCTAGGTCAAAGGTTGTTAGTCTTGGCTGTTTTGTGTATACGACCTCAAATGGACATTTGCCGGTTGATCTATTCTTCATATTGTTGAAGGCGAATTCTGACTGTGCAAGAGCTAAGTCCCACTGTTTTGGTTTGGATCCACTAAGACAGCATATTAAGTTGTCGACAGTTCTATTTGTAACTTCTGTTTGGCCATCTGTTTGAGGGTGTGATGTTGtgctatatttcattcaaggTTGTGTCAAATTTGCTCCATAATGTCTTCCAGAAATGGCTTAGGAACTTGACATCCCGATTAGAAACAATGGTCTTTGGTACTCCGTGCAGCCGAACTATCTCTCGACAGAATAAATTAGCTATGTAGGTGGCATCATTTGACTTCTTACAAGCCACAAAGTGTGCCATTTTACTGAATCTGTCGACTACAACCATGACTCAGTCATACTGCCTTTGAGTTTTTGGTAATCAGAGCCCGAAATCAATTGATAGATCTTCTCAAATGGAAATTGGGGTAGGTAATGGTGAGTACAGGCCGGCGTTTATACTTGAACCTTTAGCTCTTTGGCAGATAGGGCACCttttaataaagttgttaCAGTATCTTCTTAATTAAGGCCAGTAGTATCTCTTAaagattatttcaaaagttttatccTGCCCGAAGTGTCCAGCCAATCCTCCTGAATGAGCCTCTTTTAGTAGTGCTTCTAGAAGTGATGTGTGTGGGATACACAACTGATCTCCTTTGAATAGATATCCTTCCATTATATGGAAGTCTTCCGCCTTGGTGTAGTGGCTGCATTTGGTCCATGTCATGGCGAAGTCAACGTCTTCCCCATATAGGTTAGGTAAGTGTTTGAATGCCTCGATCTCCATGGATAGAATAGTGAGTAAGGAGCTCTTCCTGGATAGTGCATCTGCCACCTTGTTCTCCTTACCATTTTGGTGCCTAATGACAAAGTCGAACCTTTGTAGGAAGGAGATCCATCGTGCGTGCATCCGAGTAATATTCTTTTGTGACTAGAGATCTTTCAAAGAGAAGCGGTTCGTTAGGAGTACAAATTCCCTGCATAGGAGGTAATGTTCCTACTGTTTGAGTGCTCGGACAAGGGCATAAAGCTCTTGTTCATAAGTGCTCCAGGACTGTCTTGTTGTGCTCAACTTCTTACTGAAGTATTCAATAGGGTGGCCTTGCTGTGATAACTCGGCTCCAATTCCGGTTCCGTAAGCATCAACAGCTACTTCAAAGGGTGATGCGAAGTTCGACAACTGTAGAATAGGGCTGGAAGTTAGTCTTCTTTTTATCTCTTCAAAGCTCTGCTGTTGCTCTTCGTTCCACTTATAGTTCCCTTTCTTTAGGCAGTCGGTTAAGGGGGTCACTATTGAGCTGAAGTTTCTGATGAATCTTCTGTAAAAGGATGCCAAGCCAAGGAAGGCTTGTACCTCCTTGATGGAGGTTGGTATTGGCCAAGACTTTATGGCTTCTGTCTTCTTTGGTTCCATACctacttttccttctttgattACGAAGCCGAGAAAGACAATTTCCTTGGTGAGGAATGTACGTTTCTTTGGATTAATGTACAGTTCAGTTTCGGCCAGGACTTGgaacaattttcttaagtgCTGAATGTGGTCCTTCAGTACTATTGTTGTACAAGAGGATGTCATCAAAGTAAACCACTATGAACTGGTTTAGAAACGAGCACTGGTTCATCAACCTCATGAAGGTGCTCGGTGCATTGGATAAGCCAAAGGCCATCACCAACCATTCAAATAACCCTTCATTAGTTTTGAAGGTTGTCTTCCACTCGTCTCCGGGCCTGATTCTTATTTGGTGATAACCGCTTCTTAAGTCAACTTTTGAGAAGATGGTAGCTTTACCTAGTTGATCTAGTAAGTCTCCAATTCGAGTAATAGGAAATCGGTATTTTACAGTGATTCGGTTGATAGCCCTGCTGTCTACACACATACTTCAACTTCCGGCCTTAGGTGTGTGAGCAGTGTTGGCACAACACAAGGGCTTAGGCTAGGCTTCATGTGACCCTTTTTCAACAAGTCTTCAATGTGGTCATGTAAATTAGGTAGCGAGGCTCCTGGGGTAAGATCAATTTGGTGTTGGATGTCACGAATTGGTGGCAATCCTTGCAAGTCCTTCTTTAGGTGAGGAAATCTGCAAACAAGTTCTCTAATCTAGTCTCACCTTCTTTCTCCAGGGGTTTGTCAGCCACTACAAGTCCCAAAAGGTCTTGCTCCCTTTCTCTCAAGATCTTCTTCCCGCTCACTGTGATGAAGAGTTgtccttttttcttctgctTCAGGCCTTcagagtttttctttgttaatggGAGTTGAATTACTTTCCTTCCCATCCACTGGAACTCATAGGTGTTTTCCCTCCCCCTGTGTTTGGTTCAGGTGTCATGTTGCCACGGTCGGCCTAGGAGTAGATGGCACACGTCCATGTCTAAAACGTCGCACACAATCTGGTCTTTGTAGCTACTTTCGATGGATAGGGGCACGGTGcaaatttcattgattgatTGTGGTCTCTCCTCCTTTCTTCACCCATCCTATTTTGTAAGGATCAGGGTGAGGGTCTGTTTTTAGGCAGAGAATGGTCACAATCTTTATTGCTAAAAAGTTCTCACTGCTTCCACTATCACTTATAATGTCCTCTATAGCCATGAGCCATGATTGTATGGGTGGTTTGCCGAATCTCTGTCTATTTATCTCCAATTGGTCCCACCATGTTAAGGCTCCTCCTCCCAATTTTAGAGCCACAAGTTCTCGGTGTTTTTTATCCAATCCAAGAAAGATTCTATATCCCGTTTACCATTATAGGTTGGGaggtcaattttcattttgtagtcGTGATGAATCTCTCGTCATGCTTTATGTCCTCTATAGCCGTGAGCCATGATTGTATGGGTGGTTTGCCCTATCTCTGTCTATTCATCTCCACTTGGTCCCACCATGCCGAGGCTCCTCTTCTCAATTTTAGAGCCACAAGTTCTCGGTGTTTTTTATTCAATCCAAGAAAGATTCGATATCCCGTTTACCATTATAGGTTGGgaggttaattttcattttgtagtgGTGATGAATCTCTCGTCATGCTTTATGTCCTCTATAGCCGTGAGCCATGATTGTATGAGTGGTTTGTCGAATCTATGTCTATTTATCTTCAATTGGTCCCACCATGCCGAGGATCCTCCTCTCAATTTCAGAGCCATAAGTTCTCGGTGTTTTTTATCCAATCCAAGAAAGATTTGATATCCCGTTTACCATTATAGGCTGGGaggtcaattttcattttgtagtcGTGATGAATCTCTCGTCATGCTTTATGTCCTCTATAGCCATAAGCCATTCGATATTCTCCGTTGTCGTTCCAAATATTTCCTTGGTCGTCGCCACTGGAAGAATCATAATCTTGCACGTTTTGCCACTCCTCGTCGTCATCTTGCTCATCATCGTCGGCGTGTCGTAGTGGGATTCCTCCCGGTCTCCTTCTTTGATCATTTCTTTGGTTGGGCCAGTTTCTAAGGTTCCTTTGAGCCCGTCAGCCACCTCTGTTTCCTGCCTTCCAGTCATAATCCTCGTTCCTTGCCGGTGCCGGTAGTTCATCCATTCTTCGAGTGAGTGAGTCTAAGTTGTCCATTactttgttcattttgtcATGTAAATCTCCCAAGGAGTCTTCGACGGCCAGCAAGCGTACAGTGGTGGTCCTTGGAGAGAGGGTGGCGGTCTCTTCCACCTCTTCCTGCTCGCGGTTGTCCCCTGCGGCGGGGATTCTTCTCCGGCCAGCCATCCGTCTGAGGATCGGggctgctctgataccacttgatgtaattcaagttGGACTTAGTTTTTCACAACTGCCAATAATGGCTAAGAGATGGAGTATTTATTGAGGATTGTAAGTAGTTACAAGTAGATGAAATAACTGTTTTTATGAAACAGTCTTAACTGCAGTCCTAACAGCTGAAcagtttaattgtttaaaactGTTTTACTAACTAACTACAGTTGTTTAGCCATGACATTCTATATTACATCATAAACCTAACCAAGTTATTCAACCAAATTGGTGTTAGTTTCACGTAATcacgaaaaataaaaatttcttgGTGGACTGGATGTTGTATGGccaagtaaaaaagaaaacccagcCATAATGGACGAGCCGTGAAGGTGAAAAACATAGGATATGTTTGAGAATGATTTTTTAGAGTTAAAATCACTCCGTATATGTTAGAAGCCACTCTGGCATGCCCTTAACTATTGAGAATCttaatcaatttaatgtttgatttaatACTTAAACCCGATTTTCATAGCaccaaatttgattttcaatgaCTAAAATGTGTTCCTCAGAGTAATTTTGGACATGACATGtgatttttatcattttaaaatgttgctatatacttaattattttgaatctaattgttacatttgcaattatcccattttttttatgttccaCGCTAATCTATATATGCCTGAATACAGTTTCAAGCATGTAGCCAGGAATGTCTCGCAAAGTACTGAGTTACtttttcacatgatttttgCTAGCAGGATAAATTAGTTTAAGCTCTAGAAGGAACCAACTTATCCCCTTAAGggaaaccaaaacaaataattaagaataacGAGGATACGAATTTTACCCaggaaatggagaaaaatgaacaaaacacCAATTTCCTTTGTATGCAAAAACATGGCTCAAGATATTTAAGGCCAAGAAGAGGTCCTCGAGAGCAACCAGTTACAAACCTAATGAAAAAGCAAGATccaattgttatatttctgaAGTTCAGTTTTTCTCTAAGCCAACTTGAGACAAGAAGTAATGACCAACTGATGTGTAATGAAAATACTCACTtcagaaatttcttttggttttccaCGGAGAAACTTTTGATAACTTCCCAAAACATCTCAATGACATAATGCTCCTGAAagcatgaaataaaaattcaaatttcgaTGTTCCCACATTTCAAAAGCATAAAAGAACATGattaaaaaagtgaagatgTTTCTCAGTTTCCTATCACAAATTTCTTGATCATGGTTGTGCCTGACCAAACAGGGCATTACAAACAATACAAGTCCAAAGTTTGTTTTCATAGTCATAGAAACATAAGAGAGGACTAGAAGTCTGAATAATGGTAATCAATTTATCCCCCAGtttcaaacacaaatacaGGCATACACATTGTAAGAATTcgaaattaattgaaaaatattaaaaagaatctaaACGATGACCAACTCCCTAAGCTCCAAAGACTTCAAAACCATCTCCCAATTACCCGGGTGAGATCCTCCAACATCATCTacaattatgaaatttaattgacTTGACATCACAATTCCGATTGCACTACAATAAATCTAGTATTCGATATCCTAAACCAAGAATTGTTCAACCTCCAAAGGAAGATTAATTGTAACTAATCTTCTtgcaagatttcaaattttcaaaattttatcgaacacaatatgcaaaaaaattatgcagaaaagaaaagaaaagaaaagaaaatacatatgtAGAAAAAAGGGTTTAATAGAACTTACCCTATGAACCTGATATTAAAAGCTGAAATGAAATAGACCAGTCAAAGACAGCAACTCGATTTATCTTGGAACCACAAAAGACTAGCAACAAAACCTCCATCAGTATTTAGCCATTGGTCCATGATTTGACCTAAATTAGGGttctctttatgtttttcttatcatttccCATCGCAagggaattttttttcccacatCTTTTCCCCTTACAAGGACTTCAGTTGTCACCACTTAGAGTCCATGTAAGGCTAAAAACAATCTAGTTCACTTCGTTTATTTCTCAGATTTTAATGATTAGTAAAATTCTGCCTCTACACTTTTACGAGCATTATGCCTCTTCGAAAATGAACAACTTGAATCTTAAGGAAGACTAGTTTCCTTATCCTGAACCTGAATCTTCACATCATCAAGGAAACCCACATCTATTCCTTCAGGTGAACTCAATAAGGAAGACCCTTATTCCTCTAGGGTTTAGGCTTTGGTTAGTTGCTGCCCAGATCACAAGATCAAGTGTACTCCTAATCATTCTAGGTTCTTgctttaattagtttagtgTTTCACGtcacatgaaaattaaaggtcGACAATGGCACATTATCAAAACTACTAACCTCCtcccccctccccctcccccacccacacacccacacacccacacaaaaagaagaataaaaatgcaaATCTAAGTGCTTAACCCTACTGACTTCGTATGGTCTAggagaaaaaatgttcctcCTTTAACATACTTCTTTCCCAAATAGTATAATTAATACT
This DNA window, taken from Cucumis sativus cultivar 9930 chromosome 6, Cucumber_9930_V3, whole genome shotgun sequence, encodes the following:
- the LOC116404562 gene encoding E3 ubiquitin-protein ligase UPL6-like, encoding MENITRAAFDVQYGLFKQIADHLLYPNPGSGMIHEQHLQLFHFLEVLLAKEHYVIEMFWEVIKSFSVENQKKFLKFVTGCSRGPLLGLKYLEPCFCIQRKLVFCSFFSISWVKFVSSLFLIICFGFP